From the Candidatus Polarisedimenticolia bacterium genome, one window contains:
- a CDS encoding helix-hairpin-helix domain-containing protein: protein MTRRSPQFLATVLALAMAALSVAPAAASGASSAAPAAMVNINSAGVDELVTLPGIGKAYAERIVEYRQKNGPFKKVEDILNVRGIGEKTFDRIKDRLTLGKS, encoded by the coding sequence ATGACACGAAGGAGTCCGCAGTTCCTGGCCACGGTCCTGGCGCTCGCCATGGCGGCCCTGTCGGTCGCTCCGGCAGCGGCCAGCGGCGCATCGTCCGCGGCGCCGGCCGCGATGGTGAACATCAATTCGGCCGGCGTCGACGAGCTGGTGACGCTGCCGGGGATCGGCAAGGCGTACGCCGAGAGGATCGTCGAGTACCGGCAGAAGAACGGCCCGTTCAAGAAGGTCGAGGACATCCTGAATGTCCGCGGGATCGGAGAGAAGACCTTCGATCGCATCAAGGACCGCCTGACGCTCGGCAAGAGCTGA